A single Halarcobacter anaerophilus DNA region contains:
- a CDS encoding Crp/Fnr family transcriptional regulator, with translation MNDLKDYYFFSSLNDKELKKLKEISFSKKFSKGDILFYKDEKSKYLHLLSKGVVKVYKHDFKDNEIVIHHINAISFIAEIANYEEIPFPANCAFETEGEVIFIDYEKFKEEFLYKKEIAMLFIKSLSQKIIYLEKFINSSVSVDVAAKVAKFIYDNEKSLDSIKQLKIAEILNIREETLSRKISALVKKGIIKKEKRNIKIVNHEKLLQEFI, from the coding sequence ATGAATGATTTGAAGGATTATTACTTCTTCTCTTCTTTAAATGATAAAGAGTTAAAGAAATTAAAAGAGATATCTTTTTCAAAAAAATTTTCAAAAGGCGATATCCTTTTTTATAAAGATGAAAAATCTAAGTATCTACATCTTCTATCAAAAGGGGTGGTAAAAGTCTATAAACATGATTTTAAAGATAATGAAATAGTAATACATCATATAAATGCTATCTCTTTTATTGCAGAAATAGCAAATTACGAAGAGATACCTTTTCCTGCAAATTGCGCTTTTGAAACGGAAGGGGAAGTTATATTTATAGATTATGAGAAGTTTAAAGAGGAGTTCTTATATAAAAAAGAGATTGCAATGCTTTTTATCAAATCGCTCAGTCAAAAAATCATTTATTTGGAAAAATTTATAAACAGCAGTGTAAGTGTCGATGTAGCGGCAAAAGTTGCAAAATTTATTTATGACAATGAAAAGAGTTTGGATTCTATAAAACAGCTGAAAATAGCGGAGATTTTAAATATAAGAGAAGAGACTCTTTCTAGAAAAATTTCAGCTTTGGTAAAAAAAGGTATTATTAAAAAAGAGAAGCGAAATATCAAAATCGTAAATCATGAAAAGTTACTTCAAGAGTTTATTTAA
- a CDS encoding Hsp20/alpha crystallin family protein has protein sequence MLLTKFDPFKQLKEMEKSFYNYPTNEGVNGFVPVVNTREGESAYHIDVDLPGVKKEDISVDVDKNVLTIAGERKTKDEVKEEDYYKIETSFGKFSRSFTIPENVDIENIEARSEDGVLEVIIPKIEETKTKKSISIK, from the coding sequence ATGCTATTGACAAAATTTGATCCCTTTAAACAATTAAAAGAGATGGAAAAAAGTTTCTATAATTACCCTACAAATGAGGGGGTAAACGGTTTTGTTCCTGTGGTAAATACAAGAGAAGGTGAAAGTGCCTATCATATTGATGTTGATTTACCCGGAGTAAAAAAAGAGGATATCTCTGTTGATGTTGATAAAAATGTATTAACAATTGCAGGAGAGAGAAAAACAAAAGATGAAGTAAAAGAAGAAGATTATTATAAGATTGAGACCTCTTTTGGAAAATTCTCAAGAAGCTTTACGATTCCTGAAAATGTTGATATTGAAAATATTGAAGCTAGAAGTGAAGACGGTGTTTTGGAAGTTATTATTCCAAAAATCGAAGAAACAAAAACTAAAAAAAGTATATCGATAAAATAA
- a CDS encoding metallophosphoesterase, which produces MRFLIFATIFLTVMTLLTLYISRRFIKKLHFSKKIQFFINLFLVVNLLGVLGYMLARYNPAIPNWAYFLLSIPIGLIFLLFIATLFYEIFSLLINKTPMNDKRRGFFKKSLDITALSLATAVNAKAMYNAKTVELEKVDIKIKNLKKPYKIVQLSDIHIGGLIDKKFISSIVKRVNNLNPDIVVITGDLVDTNIKYAKKALDELKNIKSKYGNYFIVGNHEYFHGVKSIIDYVNTLGFKTLENENIYIGEEEKGFYLAGVYDIMGYRVDDFKPDIKKALKNTQDFPLILLAHQPKFIEEVKTADLVLSGHTHGGQIFPFNYLVKLQQPYIKGLHKHNEKTQIYVNKGTGFWGPPMRLGASSEITLINLS; this is translated from the coding sequence ATGAGATTTTTAATATTTGCAACAATATTTTTAACTGTTATGACTCTTTTAACTCTTTATATATCAAGAAGATTCATAAAAAAACTGCACTTTTCAAAAAAAATACAGTTTTTTATTAATCTTTTTTTAGTAGTCAACCTTTTAGGCGTGCTTGGATATATGCTTGCAAGATATAATCCGGCAATTCCAAACTGGGCATACTTTTTACTTTCTATTCCAATAGGTCTGATTTTTCTTCTTTTTATTGCAACTTTATTTTATGAAATTTTCTCTTTACTTATAAATAAAACACCTATGAATGACAAAAGAAGAGGCTTCTTTAAAAAATCTCTTGATATAACGGCTCTCTCTTTGGCAACGGCTGTAAATGCAAAAGCAATGTACAATGCAAAAACGGTTGAATTAGAAAAAGTAGATATAAAAATAAAAAATCTAAAAAAGCCTTATAAAATAGTGCAATTAAGTGATATTCATATAGGTGGACTTATCGATAAAAAATTTATATCTTCAATCGTAAAAAGAGTTAATAATCTAAATCCCGATATTGTCGTAATAACAGGTGATTTAGTAGATACAAATATAAAATATGCAAAAAAAGCCTTAGATGAATTAAAAAATATTAAATCAAAATACGGAAACTATTTTATAGTAGGAAACCATGAATATTTTCACGGTGTTAAATCAATAATTGATTATGTAAATACTTTAGGTTTCAAAACATTAGAGAATGAAAATATCTATATAGGAGAAGAGGAAAAAGGTTTTTATCTTGCGGGAGTTTATGATATTATGGGATATAGAGTAGATGATTTCAAACCCGATATTAAAAAAGCTTTGAAAAATACGCAGGATTTTCCTCTTATTCTTCTTGCCCATCAACCAAAGTTTATTGAAGAGGTTAAAACTGCAGATTTAGTTTTAAGCGGGCATACTCACGGGGGACAAATTTTTCCTTTTAACTATTTAGTAAAACTTCAGCAACCTTATATAAAAGGTTTGCATAAACACAATGAAAAAACCCAAATATATGTAAATAAAGGAACGGGATTTTGGGGACCGCCTATGAGATTAGGAGCAAGCAGTGAGATTACTTTGATAAATCTCTCTTAA
- the cysN gene encoding sulfate adenylyltransferase subunit CysN, protein MSHKSDKIAQNIEEYLKEHENKQLLRFITCGSVDDGKSTLIGRLLHDSKMIFEDQLAAIKNDSKKSGTTDNEFDLALLVDGLQSEREQGITIDVAYRYFSTDKRKFIIADTPGHEQYTRNMATGASTADLAIILIDARYGVQTQTRRHSFITKLLGIKHLIIAVNKMDLLDFSEERFEKIKKDYLNFAKEIGLTQDITLIPISALNGDNVVNRSEQSPWFKGDTLMNTLENIEISSDRDLEHFRMPVQYVNRPNLDFRGFCGTVSSGVIKKGDSITVLPSGKSSTVKEIITYDGNLEYAYAQQAITLTLNDEIDISRGDILVKTEEQPDISDTFDVNIVWMSEEPLEKEKSYFIKRASTFTTGTVDSFYYKRDVNTLEKEQTNSLQLNEIAKAKLSLNQSIAYEAYEKNKAMGSFIIIDRITNNTVGAGMILQKSEKKLKEEKPYSEFEIELNALIRKHFPHWEAKDILG, encoded by the coding sequence ATGTCACACAAAAGCGATAAAATAGCACAAAATATAGAAGAGTATTTAAAAGAGCACGAGAATAAACAACTTTTGAGATTTATTACTTGTGGAAGTGTGGATGACGGTAAATCAACACTTATAGGAAGATTGTTGCATGATTCGAAAATGATTTTTGAAGATCAATTAGCGGCAATAAAAAACGACTCTAAAAAAAGCGGTACCACAGACAATGAGTTTGATTTGGCTCTTCTTGTTGACGGACTGCAAAGTGAGAGAGAACAAGGTATCACTATTGATGTGGCATATAGATATTTTTCAACGGATAAAAGAAAATTTATCATAGCAGATACTCCGGGACACGAGCAATATACAAGAAATATGGCAACGGGAGCATCAACCGCAGATTTAGCAATTATCTTAATAGATGCGAGATACGGGGTGCAAACCCAAACTAGAAGACACTCTTTTATTACAAAATTATTAGGGATAAAACACCTAATAATAGCCGTAAATAAGATGGATTTATTGGATTTTAGCGAAGAGAGATTTGAAAAGATAAAAAAAGATTATCTAAATTTTGCAAAAGAGATTGGATTAACACAAGATATAACTTTAATTCCGATTTCTGCACTAAACGGGGACAATGTAGTAAACAGAAGTGAACAATCACCTTGGTTTAAAGGTGATACTTTGATGAATACTTTGGAAAATATCGAGATTTCAAGCGACAGGGATTTGGAACACTTTAGAATGCCTGTTCAATATGTAAATAGACCGAATCTTGATTTTAGAGGATTTTGCGGAACCGTTTCAAGCGGAGTTATTAAAAAAGGTGATTCAATTACCGTTTTACCCTCAGGTAAAAGTTCAACCGTAAAAGAGATAATAACCTATGACGGGAATTTAGAGTATGCCTATGCACAACAGGCAATAACACTTACTCTAAATGATGAGATTGATATTAGTCGTGGGGATATTTTGGTAAAAACAGAGGAACAACCTGATATAAGCGATACTTTTGATGTAAATATTGTTTGGATGAGCGAAGAACCTTTGGAAAAAGAGAAATCATATTTTATAAAAAGAGCTTCAACTTTTACAACAGGAACAGTTGATTCTTTTTATTATAAAAGAGATGTAAATACTTTAGAAAAAGAACAAACAAACAGTTTGCAGTTAAATGAAATAGCAAAAGCAAAACTCAGTTTAAATCAAAGTATTGCTTATGAAGCTTATGAAAAAAACAAAGCAATGGGCTCTTTTATTATAATTGACAGAATTACCAATAATACAGTTGGAGCTGGAATGATTCTTCAAAAAAGTGAAAAAAAGCTTAAAGAAGAGAAGCCTTACAGTGAATTTGAGATTGAATTAAATGCTCTGATTAGAAAACATTTCCCACATTGGGAAGCAAAAGATATTTTAGGATAA
- a CDS encoding nitrite/sulfite reductase, with amino-acid sequence MAKESKAQRVERIKKEKDGLDVLQDIYLYAITGENVDPEDIDRLKWYGLYTQNRNLQNEDDPTLYFMLRVKLVAGQLSLGQLKVIAHISEKYARGTADFTTRQDLQFHYIRIVDLPEIFRLLDSVKLHTIFAAGDVPRNVVSCPINGIDHNEIADVRDLVEKINEELKGNRAFSNLPRKFKIGVNGCSKNCIHHEMQDLSFNAVKQKNGRVHFAVSVGGGLASNRRIADHIGYVSPSQVIPLTKAVIKIYRDNGNRENRRKARLGHIIEEWGIEKFRETLQDSLSFKIKEPNEIEYTHSRYREHFGINKSKQKDKSFIGCALNSGHIGIDGLNKLIKLFEKYKADNLKATVTQNIIITDVPAKNAEAMAKELEDVGISPFPSNFKARIQACTGLNFCKFAISETKGVAKELVDYLEESFPDFEERVAISVNGCPNSCAHPHISDIGLIGTKVKKDGKPVVGFEMFVAGFLHGKDSQYAKKTGIKFAVEDTKQSIKNLILEYQSSNFETFRDYLLSKAS; translated from the coding sequence ATGGCAAAAGAGAGTAAAGCACAAAGAGTTGAAAGAATTAAAAAAGAGAAAGACGGTCTTGATGTACTTCAAGACATCTACCTTTATGCCATAACAGGTGAAAATGTAGATCCTGAAGATATTGACAGATTAAAATGGTACGGACTTTATACCCAAAACAGAAATCTGCAAAATGAAGATGATCCGACTTTATACTTTATGTTAAGAGTAAAGCTGGTTGCAGGACAATTAAGTTTAGGACAGTTAAAAGTAATTGCCCATATTTCGGAAAAATATGCAAGAGGAACGGCTGATTTTACGACAAGACAGGATTTGCAGTTTCATTATATAAGAATCGTAGATTTACCGGAGATTTTTAGATTACTTGATTCTGTAAAATTACATACTATTTTTGCAGCGGGAGATGTTCCTAGAAATGTTGTTTCTTGTCCCATAAACGGAATAGACCATAATGAAATTGCAGATGTAAGAGATCTTGTAGAAAAAATAAATGAAGAGTTAAAAGGAAACAGAGCCTTTTCAAATCTTCCAAGAAAATTTAAAATAGGTGTCAACGGTTGTTCTAAAAACTGTATTCACCATGAAATGCAAGATCTAAGTTTTAACGCGGTAAAACAAAAAAACGGAAGAGTTCACTTTGCAGTAAGTGTAGGAGGAGGTTTAGCCTCAAATAGAAGAATTGCCGATCATATAGGATATGTTTCTCCTTCTCAAGTGATTCCTTTAACAAAAGCCGTAATAAAAATATATAGAGACAACGGAAACAGAGAGAATAGAAGAAAAGCAAGACTTGGACATATTATAGAAGAATGGGGAATTGAAAAATTCAGAGAAACGCTACAAGATTCATTAAGTTTTAAAATAAAAGAACCAAATGAGATAGAGTATACCCATTCTAGATATAGAGAACATTTTGGAATAAATAAAAGTAAACAAAAAGATAAAAGTTTTATCGGTTGTGCTTTAAATTCAGGGCATATAGGAATAGATGGATTAAATAAGCTAATAAAACTGTTTGAAAAATATAAAGCAGATAATCTAAAAGCAACTGTTACGCAAAATATTATAATAACAGATGTTCCTGCAAAAAATGCGGAAGCTATGGCAAAAGAGTTGGAAGATGTCGGAATTTCTCCTTTTCCTTCCAATTTTAAAGCAAGAATTCAAGCTTGTACGGGACTAAATTTTTGTAAATTTGCAATTAGTGAAACTAAAGGTGTAGCAAAAGAGCTTGTTGATTATTTAGAAGAGAGTTTTCCTGATTTTGAAGAGAGAGTCGCAATTTCGGTAAACGGTTGCCCTAACTCTTGTGCCCATCCGCATATTTCGGATATCGGACTTATAGGAACAAAAGTAAAAAAAGATGGAAAACCTGTTGTAGGATTTGAGATGTTTGTAGCAGGATTTTTACATGGAAAAGATTCACAGTACGCAAAAAAAACGGGAATAAAATTTGCCGTAGAAGATACGAAACAGAGTATTAAAAATCTGATTCTAGAGTATCAAAGCTCCAACTTCGAAACTTTTAGAGACTACCTGCTTTCAAAAGCTTCATAA
- a CDS encoding transglutaminase family protein — protein sequence MALKVVISHKTEYIYDRNVSMSPHIIRLRPAPHSRTPIEAYSLKIKPENHFINWQQDPFGNYQARVVFPEKTKEFSVDVEIIADMITINPFDFFVEDGAKNYPFSYKKDLKKELSPYLEIEENSKELEDFVKTIDKSKKPIIDFLVEVNQKINDTLNYTVRLEVGVQTPKETLEKKLGSCRDFAWLFVQVLRHLGLASRFVSGYLVQLTADVKSLDGPSGPKEDFTDLHAWTEVYIPGAGWVGLDSTSGLFAGEGHIPLACTPHYNSAHAIEGMMDTCKTEFHYENKVTRIFESPRVTKPYKESQWEEIYNLGFKVDEDLEATDVRLTMGGEPTFVSIDDMESDQWNTKADGEHKRELANNLSRRILCSTTNGGLLHYAQGKWYPGEPLPRWQTTIYWRKDKKPVWTNPELLADMNKNYPYTTADAKKFLSTLALVLGVSDKNIIPAFEDPVYYIMKEFELPLDIDPMKYDLKDPLERRTIAQKLQQGLNSEVGYVLPVNFGRTKWITSKWEFRRGNLFLSAGNSPLGLRLPLDSLIVKPQIELEKSFEPDLFASYPALGDYIEEVEKRAKNIDSKTKEQNSSNTFVRTAISVEIRDKKLCIFLPPIEETEAFLDMIASIEQAAKILDMAVIIEGYEPPQDNRTDRIKVTPDPGVIEVNIQPASSWKELSDNLLKLYEDARICRLGTEKFMIDGRHTGTGGGNHVTIGAATPSDSPILRNPNLLRSLITFWQHHPGLSYLFSGAFIGPTSQAPRVDEGRLENLYELEIAFSQIPENGDVPFWLTDRLFRHMLTDITGNTHRSEFCIDKLYSPDSSSGRLGILELRAFDMPPHSQMALLQMLLVRALVACFWRNPYKHKLVRWGTRLHDKFLLEYYVKEDLKEVVQYLNDNGYNFKIDWFDPFFEFRFPLYGMSVIENMPVEIRAAIEPWNVLGEESSSQGTARYVDSSVERLQIKIENFNEERYTLACNGIQIPLSRTNIQGEFVSGVRYKAWQPWSALHPTIGVDTPLTFDIVDKWNNRSIGGFNYFVSHPGGRSYDTFPVNSYEAESRRINRYWDFNHSQGEIVDFDPIVLSSKNAIFANGAKRALVDKKGLEKFYFHKMPKNKEFPHILDLRQRWTKN from the coding sequence ATGGCTTTAAAAGTTGTAATCTCACATAAAACTGAATATATCTATGATAGAAATGTATCAATGTCTCCTCATATAATAAGACTTAGACCTGCTCCTCACAGCAGAACACCCATTGAAGCTTACTCTCTTAAAATCAAGCCTGAAAACCATTTTATAAATTGGCAGCAAGACCCTTTCGGAAATTATCAAGCAAGAGTAGTTTTTCCCGAAAAGACAAAAGAGTTTAGCGTAGACGTAGAGATTATTGCAGATATGATTACAATAAATCCTTTTGATTTTTTTGTCGAAGATGGTGCAAAAAACTACCCTTTTAGTTATAAAAAAGATTTAAAAAAAGAGTTGTCTCCTTATTTGGAAATAGAAGAGAACAGCAAAGAGCTAGAGGATTTTGTTAAAACAATTGATAAAAGCAAAAAACCTATAATCGACTTTTTAGTAGAAGTAAATCAAAAAATCAACGATACTTTAAACTATACCGTAAGATTAGAAGTGGGAGTTCAAACTCCAAAAGAGACTTTAGAGAAAAAACTTGGAAGCTGTAGAGATTTTGCCTGGCTCTTTGTACAAGTTTTAAGACACCTTGGACTTGCCAGCCGTTTCGTATCGGGATATTTGGTTCAATTAACAGCAGATGTAAAATCTTTAGACGGTCCAAGCGGTCCAAAAGAAGATTTTACGGACTTACATGCCTGGACGGAAGTTTATATCCCGGGAGCAGGTTGGGTTGGACTAGATAGTACAAGCGGACTTTTTGCAGGAGAAGGGCATATCCCTCTTGCCTGCACGCCTCATTATAACAGTGCCCATGCTATTGAGGGGATGATGGATACTTGTAAAACAGAGTTTCATTATGAAAACAAAGTTACCAGAATTTTTGAATCTCCAAGAGTTACAAAACCTTATAAAGAGTCTCAATGGGAAGAGATTTACAATTTAGGTTTTAAAGTCGATGAAGATTTGGAAGCAACGGATGTAAGACTTACTATGGGAGGAGAACCTACTTTTGTATCTATTGATGATATGGAATCAGATCAATGGAATACCAAAGCCGACGGTGAACATAAAAGAGAACTTGCAAACAACCTTTCAAGAAGAATTCTATGCTCAACTACAAACGGCGGACTCTTACATTATGCCCAAGGGAAATGGTATCCGGGAGAACCCCTTCCTAGATGGCAAACAACTATTTATTGGCGTAAAGATAAAAAACCTGTTTGGACAAATCCTGAACTTCTTGCTGATATGAATAAAAATTATCCTTATACAACAGCCGATGCAAAAAAGTTTCTCTCAACACTAGCTTTGGTTTTAGGAGTAAGCGATAAAAATATAATTCCTGCTTTTGAAGATCCTGTTTATTATATTATGAAAGAGTTTGAACTTCCTCTTGATATCGACCCTATGAAATATGATTTAAAAGATCCTTTAGAAAGACGAACAATAGCCCAAAAACTTCAACAAGGATTAAACAGTGAAGTAGGTTACGTTCTTCCCGTGAATTTCGGAAGGACAAAATGGATTACTTCAAAATGGGAGTTTAGAAGAGGAAATCTATTCTTAAGTGCAGGTAACTCTCCTCTTGGACTTAGACTGCCTTTGGACTCCTTAATCGTAAAACCTCAAATTGAGCTTGAAAAAAGTTTTGAGCCTGATCTGTTTGCTTCATATCCCGCCTTAGGAGATTATATTGAAGAAGTTGAAAAAAGAGCTAAAAATATAGACTCTAAAACAAAAGAACAAAATAGTAGCAATACTTTTGTAAGAACCGCCATTTCTGTAGAAATAAGAGATAAAAAGCTTTGTATTTTTCTTCCTCCAATAGAAGAGACGGAGGCTTTTTTAGATATGATAGCTTCTATTGAACAAGCAGCAAAAATATTGGATATGGCAGTTATAATTGAAGGGTATGAACCTCCCCAAGATAATAGAACCGATAGAATAAAAGTAACTCCCGATCCAGGAGTCATAGAGGTTAATATCCAACCTGCATCCTCTTGGAAAGAGTTAAGTGATAACTTACTCAAACTTTATGAAGATGCAAGAATTTGCAGACTAGGAACCGAAAAATTTATGATAGACGGGCGACATACGGGAACAGGCGGAGGTAACCACGTTACAATAGGTGCGGCAACACCTAGTGATTCCCCTATTCTTAGAAATCCAAACCTGCTTAGAAGTCTTATCACTTTTTGGCAGCACCATCCGGGACTTTCATATCTGTTTAGCGGAGCCTTTATAGGACCTACAAGTCAAGCTCCAAGAGTAGATGAAGGAAGATTGGAAAATCTATATGAACTTGAAATTGCTTTTTCACAAATTCCTGAAAACGGTGATGTTCCTTTTTGGTTAACAGACAGACTCTTTAGGCATATGCTAACGGATATCACAGGAAATACCCATAGAAGTGAATTTTGTATAGATAAGCTTTATTCTCCCGACAGCAGTTCAGGAAGACTTGGAATTTTGGAACTTAGAGCTTTTGATATGCCGCCGCACTCCCAAATGGCTCTTTTACAAATGTTACTTGTACGTGCTTTGGTTGCTTGCTTTTGGAGAAATCCTTATAAACATAAACTTGTACGATGGGGAACTAGGCTGCATGATAAATTTTTGCTTGAATATTATGTAAAAGAGGACCTTAAAGAGGTTGTACAATATTTAAACGACAACGGTTATAATTTTAAAATTGATTGGTTTGATCCCTTCTTTGAGTTTAGATTTCCTCTATACGGAATGAGTGTTATCGAAAATATGCCTGTTGAAATAAGAGCGGCAATTGAACCTTGGAATGTTTTGGGTGAAGAGTCAAGTTCCCAAGGAACAGCCAGATACGTAGACTCATCCGTTGAAAGACTGCAAATAAAGATTGAAAATTTTAACGAAGAGAGATATACTTTAGCTTGCAACGGTATTCAAATTCCTTTAAGCAGAACAAATATACAAGGAGAGTTTGTAAGCGGTGTTAGATATAAAGCATGGCAGCCTTGGTCGGCACTGCATCCTACAATAGGAGTCGATACTCCATTAACTTTTGATATTGTCGATAAATGGAATAATAGATCAATAGGAGGATTTAACTATTTTGTTTCCCATCCTGGAGGAAGAAGTTATGATACTTTCCCTGTTAATTCTTACGAAGCGGAATCAAGAAGAATAAACAGATATTGGGATTTTAATCATTCACAAGGAGAAATTGTGGATTTTGATCCGATTGTTTTATCTTCAAAAAATGCAATTTTTGCAAATGGAGCTAAAAGAGCCCTTGTAGATAAAAAAGGACTGGAAAAATTCTATTTTCATAAGATGCCTAAAAACAAAGAGTTCCCTCATATTTTAGACTTAAGACAAAGGTGGACAAAAAACTAA
- a CDS encoding aminotransferase class V-fold PLP-dependent enzyme: MKKDIYKPFFDKNTNTLDFIRYNTIGKNKKEYFDYTASGLAFRQVENRIRDVLETYGNTHSKESSNADITSQYYEEAINSLKKSLAVDESFAIIPTGCGSTAAIKKFQELLGVYIPPATKKRYKISIPKEKLPLVIVGPYEHHSNEISYREALCEVKRVGLTKDGLIDLEELENILKQNFHREIIGSFCIASNVTGIITCYKDISALLRKYKATVCFDSAASSPYMNVDCNYYDALFLSPHKLLGGPGSCGLLIIKKELVDTSLSPTFAGGGTVSYVNSKIQEYEKDISIRETAGTPGILQFIKSALAYQLRNEIGFEFIQKQKEMLLSYLLKELEKIPNITIYGNKISKNIGIISFNIKDINPYEICRKLSSKANIQTRAGCSCAGPYGHDLLGFTSKEQIQQKPGWLRISVHYSQTIEDIDNLINSLKESI, from the coding sequence ATGAAAAAAGATATCTATAAACCCTTCTTTGACAAGAATACAAATACATTAGATTTTATCAGATATAACACTATAGGCAAAAATAAAAAAGAGTATTTTGATTATACTGCTTCAGGGCTTGCTTTCAGACAAGTAGAAAACAGAATAAGAGATGTTCTTGAAACTTACGGCAATACCCACTCAAAAGAGTCCTCAAATGCCGATATTACAAGTCAATACTATGAAGAAGCAATTAACTCTTTAAAAAAAAGTTTGGCAGTTGATGAAAGTTTTGCGATTATACCGACAGGATGCGGTTCAACGGCTGCAATAAAAAAATTCCAGGAACTTTTAGGGGTTTATATCCCGCCTGCAACAAAAAAAAGGTATAAAATTTCAATACCTAAAGAGAAACTGCCTTTAGTTATTGTAGGACCTTATGAACATCACTCAAATGAAATAAGTTATAGAGAAGCTTTATGTGAAGTAAAAAGAGTAGGTCTTACAAAAGACGGCTTAATAGATTTAGAAGAGTTAGAAAATATTTTAAAACAGAATTTTCACAGAGAGATTATAGGAAGTTTTTGCATTGCTTCAAATGTTACGGGAATCATTACTTGCTATAAAGATATCTCTGCTCTTTTAAGAAAATATAAGGCTACTGTATGTTTTGACAGCGCAGCTAGTTCTCCATATATGAATGTTGATTGTAACTATTATGATGCTCTGTTTTTATCTCCTCACAAACTTCTTGGAGGTCCTGGAAGCTGCGGTTTACTTATAATAAAAAAAGAGTTAGTAGATACCTCTTTATCTCCTACTTTTGCGGGAGGAGGAACAGTCTCTTACGTAAATTCTAAAATACAAGAGTATGAAAAAGATATAAGTATTAGAGAAACAGCGGGAACTCCGGGGATACTTCAATTTATAAAAAGCGCTTTAGCTTACCAGCTTAGAAATGAAATAGGTTTTGAATTTATACAAAAACAAAAAGAGATGCTTTTATCTTACCTTTTAAAAGAGCTTGAAAAAATTCCCAATATCACCATATATGGAAATAAAATTTCTAAAAATATAGGAATAATCTCTTTTAATATAAAAGATATAAACCCTTATGAGATATGCCGTAAGTTATCTTCAAAAGCAAATATTCAAACAAGAGCGGGCTGCTCTTGTGCAGGTCCTTACGGACATGATTTATTAGGCTTTACTTCCAAAGAACAGATTCAACAAAAACCGGGCTGGCTTAGAATTTCCGTTCATTATTCACAAACAATTGAAGATATCGACAATCTAATTAATTCTTTAAAAGAGTCTATTTAA